The Anolis sagrei isolate rAnoSag1 chromosome Y, rAnoSag1.mat, whole genome shotgun sequence genome contains a region encoding:
- the LOC137095164 gene encoding glucose-induced degradation protein 4 homolog, producing MPVRSACPGCPPPAASSASSSSASARLEPPPPINTAQPGVSTSRLYSGAKFRGQQRSKGNAYEVEVVVQHVDMENSYLCGYLKIKGLTEEYPTLTTFFEGEIISKKHPFLTRKWDADEDVDRKHWGKFPAFYQYAKTFNSDDFDYEDLKNDDFVFMRWKEQFLVPDHTIKDISGASFAGFYYICFQKSAASIEGYYYHRSSEWYQSLNLTHVPEYSAPIYEFR from the exons ATGCCGGTGCGGAGCGCCTGCCCAGGCTGCCCTCCTCCGGCAGCCAgctcggcctcctcctcctcggcctccgCCCGGCTCGAGCCGCCGCCGCCCATCAACACGGCGCAGCCCGGCGTCAGCACCAGCCGCCTCTACAGCGGGGCCAAGTTCCGCGGGCAGCAGCGCTCCAAGGGCAACGCCTACGAGGTGGAGGTGGTCGTCCAG CATGTGGACATGGAGAACTCCTATCTTTGTGGATACTTGAAGATTAAAGGCCTTACGGAG GAATATCCGACCCTTACAACCTTCTTTGAAGGGGAAATAATCAGTAAAAAGCACCCATTTTTAACACGGAAGTGGGATGCAGATGAAGACGTAGATCGTAAACATTGG GGGAAATTCCCAGCCTTTTACCAATACGCAAAAACATTTAACTCTGATGACTTTGATTATGAAGATCTGAAGAATGATGACTTTGTCTTCATGAGGTGGAAG GAACAGTTCCTGGTCCCCGATCACACCATCAAAGATATCAGCGGTGCTTCCTTTGCCGGGTTTTATTACATATGCTTCCAGAAATCTGCGGCATCTATAGAGGGCTATTACTATCACAGGAGTTCAGAATG GTATCAGTCCCTGAATTTGACGCACGTCCCTGAGTACAGCGCGCCCATTTACGAATTCCGGTGA